The sequence CACCAATAAACAATGATATTATGATGTTTGATGGCtgaatttttaaattaattttagaaTCTACATTCATTAttctgctgtcttttgttttataCTCATCGTATGTTTCAGAACACTGTGTTTGTGTCTTACTTCCTTAATTTTTCTCTCTTCTGTTTCATCATGTAGTGAAACAAGAGACAAAACCTGCTCTGGTCACAGCCACAGTtgttccagaaagtattcacagtgcttcactttttccacatttgggtTATTCCATGTCAAATCAAACAATTTTAAAACTATTTCCCAGGTCACTCCTCAGCCCTGTTCTGTCAATTTGATATGTCACTCACATTCCAAAGTTAggatgaaatgccaaatattatcTTCAAAGGTTTTGAAGTTACAGACCCAGGAAATTTTGGTGAATTTTTCACAATTTGTAAAAATGGTGCTTGTACCAACTTCAGATGTTAATAATTATCTTGCTGTTAGTTTCACAGGTGTGAAACTGCTCACTCTGGGCTAACCTTTGGTGTAGAGTGGAAAGACTGAGTCTGAGACTAAGTTTGGTTTATATTGTAGCAAGCCCAAAATTTGACATGTTCATATTTCTGATTGCTGGAAAACCAAAGAAATAGACCAGCTATGTCAGTCTAATTGGCTGTACCATAATTTATGATGTGTTACCTATACAGTCAAATTATAAATCAGATTGTTTGGAGCAAAATCTATAGTCATAAATCTACCAATTTTGAGCAAGCTTCAAAAGATAGGCCATTTTCTGCCCCCCAGATGGCAATGTGGGTATTTCAGCACCACATTAACATTTTTAATATGTATTCTTACATATATCAAAATGATGTGTAGCAGAGTTTaagaaatttgtaccacagaccatggaagactccactggattttggagatgatccagatctgggctcaggatttcactttatataggctttgaaggcttatgacaaatgtgggtgtggaatccattagcttagtggggaatttagtgcagaaaatccactatggtgatagtgcagtttatttgtcagggatggaatttcaacaagttgagactgtggcctgcttccgtaatcgtgtccataaaaatcatagagggatatgctttccaaacttaatacccattactatattggatgatgttgaaattgaggatggcccagtggttgttccagcaatagcaaagatttcgtgtctgctacctacaacgcacgtggaatgtgTCAGGATGAGGCACaaaccaggtggacacaaatgcaaactcactGCAGATGCAGTTAGAATTAGGTTTAATCGTTGAAGAAGGCAGGGATTCGGTTCCCAGGTGGTCCAGCAATGAGGCAAAGGTACCgacagacgtgaggctgaggcttggtcaaaaaaacaggctgaggtcaaaacacaaagcgtggtggcaatcaaaggcagagacaaaaacgtggtcaaggacaaaacaaggtctaataccggcaggctgaatacAAGACAAAAGGAGGCAGGAAACGACAGCTGGAAAGTGAAAGACATTCAACAAACAagcaagggactgtgagactgtgagtgcttaaataactggtggtgtgattagtgaaatgagattcaggcgtgtgaaggttctggaagggggtgtgactaATGAACAGAGATAGGCATgagacaagatagtgaaggcaggaagacagagtggggtgatgaaacagacaaagatgtgtgagcaggtgcaagagtgggagtgagtgaaaatgcaaagcagacaacgtgtgggagacaaagacacaagagctGGAGTAGTCAAAGAACAAGAGGCAgtaacagaaaccatggacagaatgcAGAACAACTATGACCAGTAACAAACTAAGCCTGAACATAAGAACTGAATACACAAATGagaagagcaaaataaacaactgaaaaacagaataaacaaacccagtgactagagaataatgcaattaataaaacaagataacataaacagaaaatgcaataaataacaaatggaacataatcaaataagaagcactgcagataaataacaaaaccctgtgactaaagtataataaagcaacacaaaataaatgataaacagagtgcaataaataactaaaggaacataaccagacaGGAAACACTTGCAGGTAAATAACCAccaaaaactgtgaccaaagcataatacacacaatgtgatgaacagaactaaactacagCTACATAAGGAACCAAGAGTGAACAACTACAAGGATGATTGACAAACAAAACCAgtgataacatgaacatgaaaacctgaCAACAATAAACAAGACCAGCTTAAGCATGACTAGATACATGGCCTGAAAGCTCAGAGcacaaaagtggaaaaaagacttcaaaataataacagtcgggcccaacagggctggatcatgacagtatgtctcaaacctaaacctacttctaggcatcttatatatgctactctggaaccacccctaaacccaaacagttcaactgtcaaccccactgaggtccttagactgggtctcattaacataagatcactgtcctcaaaatcattgttgatcagtgatctaattattgatcatcacttagatatgattgggctatgtgaaacttggcttaaacctacagctgtcctccccttaaatgaggcctgcccaccagcatatacatttagtcacgtccctcgtgatgcaaagcaaggcgggggtgttgctcttatttataaatctaggtttagtttattagctgttgggggttacaaatatcactcgtttgagcatctgattctccgctctgctcaggatattacacattgccaaggtcagaagaataaaaatcagtcgtattactttgtcactgtcacTTGTCactgacttactactctgatttgatcaacaaaaacaagcataactcaaagttcttgttcgacacgatggcaacacttatgcatggacaaccacctgtagttcgctctccttttacagcacaagatttcctggatcacgttgggaagaaaatagaacacatcaggttaaacatatcccagcatgccttaacccagccactacaccctgctattgaggtgggcgccactactgagatattacctagatttacagaatttgatagtatctcactaggcatgctgacaaaactcaaaatgtcaacaaaaagcacaacctgtttatttgctcctataacaacaaaactgtttaaggacctgtggcccactcttgggccgactgtgctggaaatcattaatctttctttaacttctggatctgttcctaaatgtttcaaatctgcagtgattaaaccattacttaagaaacctaatcttgaccctagtgtattgaaaacctattggccgatatcaaatctatcatttatttctaaaattctggaaaaagtggtgtcacagcagctcgtagacttactgagaataatctctttgagccactgcagtctgcttttagaaaatatcattccacagagatggctctcactaaagtggtgaatgatcttctgcttacaatggattcagacactcctacagttctgttgctgttagatctcagtgctgcatttgatacagtggatcatcatattctactgtgtgtcagagtgcccttgcatggctgacgtcatacttgaccagtcgttctcactgtgttttgtacagtaacactacctctaaccttagtgacatgaaatttggggtttcacaggggtctTTCTTAGGcccactgcttttctccctttatatagcaccccttgggcacatattgcggcattttgggattacctttcactgctatgcagatgatactcagttatacatgccgataactgctggtaatctcgttcacataaaatccttagaagattgccttgcagcagtgagaagttggatgtctagaaacttcctacttttaaactctgataagactgaaatgatggttcttggtccagtgagacatcggcatcaatttgaccagttaatgctcagccttggctcgtgtgtcatacatcacactgacaaagtgaggaaccttggggtaatttttgatcctttgttgtcctttggcctccacattagaaatattactaggactgctttcttccacctgcgaaatatagcgaagattcgtcccatcctgtctatggctgatgctgagaccctgagccatgcatttatctcttccagtctggactactgcaatgttctatttgctggtttaccacagtctagcattagggctctccaactggtttaaaatgctgcagccagacttttgacatgaagcagaaagtacaaccacattacacccattttggcatcccttcactggcttcctgtcccagtgagatcagattttaaggttctgctactaacctataaaattattcatggactggcacctccctacctagctgacctaattaaaccttacgtaccggcccgggctttatgttctcagggtgcaggactactttgtgtccctaaggtgaataagaagtctgcgggtcacagagctttctcttattgtgcccctgttctgtggaatgatctccctgtgtcaataaaacagtcagattctgtggagattttcaagtccagacttaagatgcacttattttccctttcatatggctagcatactggtacagttttgttttacgctttttactcttaattcatttattagtaattggagcgggctggagcctcaactttacctaaattctgggtcttttagtgaagtttagggctagtggccggtgatcaccttagtatttctggttttttttgttgtttaatgctggcaaattatacagtattttttgtctttctgatgcctgactgttttttcctctctgtttaatgtgcagctccatccagagatgggagttgtattcgtgttggcaatcctcctgtcctgtgcaccaataacatttcttgtatattcgtccatgaattgttctgtaatttatgtttgtagcatggcccaagcagagggtcacccctttgagtctggtctgcttgaggtttcttcctcagagggagtttttccttaccactgttgctctgggggttggtaaggttagaccttacttgtgtgaagcgctttgaggcaactctgttgtgatttggcgctatataaatgaaaataaattgaaaaattgaaattgaaggattacgtcaaaactatttcacgggtTCTCTCCTAATTTGGACTACAGATACAtatgaggccatggaagactccactgaattttggtagtgatccagatctggattggcggacgtcattaTTATTTGTTATTCATGTTTTCGTTTGTTTGTTTAGTCCTGTTTTGTATAttcatttgatttgtttttaGATTGATATTTGACATTTACAAAGAAATCAATTTTGAATGAATTTCagaattttattgtattgttcttttaCACCTATATTTCTAATTATGATAcacattgggggaggtgatggtctagtggttaaggtgttgggtttgagtccagaagatcatgagttcaaatccccgcctgactggaaaatcactaagggcccttgggcaaggcctttaatctcctattgctcccggtatgtagtgagcgccttgtatggcagcaccctcagggtgaatgtgaggcataattgtaaagcgctttgagcgtctgatgcagatggaaaagcgctatataaatgcagtccatttacattgtttgtacctttttatttgtgtcaaaatgtATTCAAAATGCAAATTTTAGGTTTTTAATTCAGAGAGAACTGATACTATTCAAACAATGAAGCTTTAACTATTttggcctttttgcttaacatttCAGTAGTTTAGACAATTGTAGCCATATATAAATTTGAGGTATTGCAAAAcctaattttattaatttattatcaaCAGGGCATGATCCTGGGGGTGCTGGCGGAACAGTCCTTGCCTTTTACAATGGCTCCAGTACATAGAGATGTCCAGTGCCCTGGTGTCCGACCCAAAAGACAGAAGTGCTCACTCACACATGTTTAGACAGATTtgagaacaatatttgagagaaattggtatttttatgtatatagaaaatgttttggaTATTTGAGCTCACCTCATGAAAattgggagaaaaaacaaaagtgttgtgttttatatttttgttcagtatatttTATCAGTCCCAAAACCAACAACCTTCATATTAACACACCTGTTTAGAAGAACCACCCACTAATCAGCTTCACTCTTACCACTCCACACAGACCTAAGAACTGTCAAAAAGAATGTCTAGACATCAGTCAGGGGAATGAAACTCAATCCAAAACTGTCGACCTAAACAGATTCACAAACACCAGTAAGAGGAACCATTAAGTAGCATACATTTGTATATTTTAATGTCCCACTAAGCTCCAATATTCTGGGTTGACAACTGACACATGCTACTGATCTACTGTAGGAGACCAGTAGCATGTGTCAGAACTACATTTTTCGTCGTAAACACGAGGAAAAATGGTTAACAGCCGATGCTGGGCCACATGTAACACATCACCTCTATCCCGTCCATTCACTCGTTTCCATTTGTGGCTTCTTCCCCCTTTGTATTTACAGACATTCAGTTTTGCAGGTGCATACACCTCAGTACACTTCACACAAGAACGAAATACAAATCCATGCTTCAGTCAGCTGCAGGTTCATATTCACATTTACATCAATATGTATAAAACCACATACATCAAACAATCAAACATTGTAAAGCAGATAAACTTTGTTTGTACGTAGCCTCATACAATTTCTTCAGGGTGGTAAAACAAAATCGAGGTGAGTTAAAAATGTGCGTGCAGTGTCACATCTTattacattttattacacatGACTTCTCTACCGGtgtcttgaaaaataaaatacacactAATAATAATTTTCTAAGAACTGCTAAGAAATAGTTTTGAGTGTGGGATTAAAAACGCAGATGCCACATGGGAGCATCATAGGGATTTCTTTGTTCAACAGGTATGTGGTCCAAAACAGTTTTCAGGATTGTCGTCTCTCTTTGTTGTGCCTTCTCCTGCCCCCTGAACTTCCTCAGAGGCTTCTAGAGAAGACGTACATCCTGATGCAACATGGGAATCATAGTCCAAGAAGAACATGGGGCTTTGTTGAGTGACAGCTGGGCTTACTGGTGAGTCACCAAGTGGACAGGTGAGCAGGGAAAGCTGCAGCTGGTCGATGGTGCTGGTGGGAAAGTGTTGATCATCTGCAACAAAGGTTGGGGGAGAGGAGCTGGTTGCCACATTGGGACTGCTTTGTGGACCAGATGGTGAACTAAAGGTAGAATCTTCAGCAGACAGAGAACGCCTCAGCTTGGCCCGTGCATTCTGAAACCACACCTGGAAAACAGCGTAGCGTCACAGGTTAAAATTCATGGAAAATATCTGAGGCAAGCAGGGATGATTACATCATCACCAGCACCCTCAGTTTACACAGGCAACACATGATGATACAGATAATGAAAATTTGAGTACAATGGTTAGAATATTTTCATGCATTGAAAGGTGCATGAATGCAGATCAGCCCACAGTTCATCCCTTTAAGGTTAGCAGTGGAACAGACacttgagctgcagaaaaaacatCTCGCACAGCTCCAAGGCAAACAAGAGTCTTTTCAAATTGAGTTTTTTCAGCCACATCTTTCTGATTTCCTCATCCTTTGGTCGGCATTGGAAACTCTTAGTCTGGCTGCATGTTAAAAACATTGCTGTTGTAGCCGTAGATTTAATGTTGTCTGGTTGTTGGTACAACCGCGAATAGCGCAACATGTTCCTGAGCTGCACAAGGACATTTTTAAAATGCTACGGGAGCTCAACgtttagaaaagaaaacaaacaatttCAAATAGACTGGTACGGGAAATAAAAACCGCAAGTAAACAATGGCTCACTGCTACTTCAGGTGTCTCACAGGAAGTTGCACCCATAATCGCTTCTACAGCAGCGTCCccaggaataaggtggatagaCAACTGCTAAGGGTGCTGTCCATCCAGGAGGGGGTGCCACAaataagggaaaaaagtaaagtcAACTTTCACTGTTCTTATATTAAAACTAGTCGATACAGTTTCCCTATTAGTATAAAATAAAAGCCCATATTGAATTAACTACATAGCAAAACACATTAAATAAGAATGGTGATAATGAGAATGTAGCAAGCTGTAAGAAAAAACAAAGGTTAAGCTAGTACATTTGTCTTTTTTGCATTCTGCCAAACAGAGTTATCTTTACACACAACAACATGGAGACAATGGGGGAAGTCAGCAAATACACTACACTTTACACTTATTGTATCAACAGCACTAACAACACTGTGAAgccaacatgaaccacaataaaaacacttaaaacCCTTAACTCCCACAATGCATTCCAGCACAACAATTTACATGCTTAGTGACCGGCCAATAGTTTCTTCGTTGCCTCCCCTTGAAAGTGTCTGATGAGCTTTTCCAGGTCATTATGTCAATGTGACATAACAACATCAAACAGCACAAACTGTCTGATGcccaggggagaaaaaaaaagaaatgaagagCAGGGAAAAGCGGGTCCAAGACAAAGGTACagtaaaaataatgaagccactaTGACTGTAAATtgatgtgctgcaatgcattatgggagttcggtACCTCAGTGTAACATGTAGTGTGTTTTATGATTTCCACCATTATCTCTGTCACGTTGCGTAAAAAGATAATAGGCAAAAGCTTtgtttttagggtttttttttttttacacagcacCATTGGGGGCACCATTAAAAATCTTGGCTACAGCACCAAATCGGTTAGGGCCAGCACTGCAAGAaggagagtgaggaaagccaccaagacacacagacaacccaaacaaagttacaggcttatgtggctgtgattggagaaattgtgcacagtgcaaattttgcattttgcactaTGTATCTCACTTGTTTCATTTTAATTCCAATATGGGAGCATGCAGAGCCCAAATCATGAAACTTGGGTCAGTGTCCAAATATTTCTGGGCCTAACtgcacagtgctgtgaaaaagttagTGTCCTCTTGAGCACTAACTTTAATGGAGTAAATATGGACTGTATTTACTCCATTTAAGCACCCCCATTAACACCCTCCCCCACATTAAATCCCTTACTGATTTtattcacgcacacacacacacacacacacacacactgcatccagaaagtagtcacagggcttcactttttccacattttgttttgttacagacttgatccaaaatggactaaattcatttttaactcaaaattctactcaaaacaccccataaacgcaacatgatttttttttctcaaatttataaaaaatgaaaactaagaaatcacataagtaAGATATCATCATTTGCTCAAtatgttgttgatgtacctttggcagcaattacagcctcaagtcttcttgaatatgatgccacatgtttgtattcacagtctttgccatgaagctctaaattgagctcaggtgcatcctgtttccactgatcatccttgagatgtttctacagcttaactggagtccatggagtaaattcagttgattggacatgatttggaaagacacacacctgtctacagtcgcttttctacttcacaaaagtagcactactcagctcgactctactcgtgttttgttttgtttttttttgcttttccaagccgatactaaaatgtgacgtcaacaggctgccggccactgattggtccgAGAATGTCGTGAGCGCGCCGACCGAGACGAgaatcaaaacccgccatttttaaatagtcacagtggTGTTACAGCGACCGTCCTTTTCTTTCATTTCACAGTGAGTTTTTTTTACTTGCACAAAACCACactgtggtctgtggatgagttgtggatgtttctgtgtttggtggcggaggagagaatacagagaggtggatgaagcgaacatataaggtcccacagctgacactgcatgtcagagcacaaaccaaatcagtcaaaggaattgtctgtagaccttcgagacaagactgtctcaaggcacaaatctgtggaagggtacagaaacatttctgctgcttggaaggttccaatgagcacagtagcatggtgttggcagcatcatgctgcagggatgtttttgtttgtttttccatttatatagcgctaaatcacaacaaagttgcctcaaggtgcgtcacacaagtaaggtctaactttaccaacccccagagcaagcacacaggtgacagtggttttTCAGAAGtagaaggaactgggagactagtcaggattgagggaaagatgaatgcagcaatgtacagagacatcctggatgaaaacctgctccagagcgctctcgacctcagactggggcaacggttcatctttcagcaggacaaagaccctaagcactaggcatgtggagattaatcgatacaaatcAGTATTGAGATATAAACGTGCGCGATGCGAGTGCATTGATTCAATTGACGGGTGAAATTGTGATGGATCACTCGCTGCCTGCTAgcatcaatttttttctgatgcacattgaatgcaccacagactGAAGCCAGAAAGTagatttctaccacaacaaaaatgatgacatcaatagccttttgcttaatgattcccttatcggtccttccgtTCGGGATAacggagcagccgttgtttttgagggtgtttatcgagaaATGACCATTTCACTATGTTGATTGTGGACTACAGTGgggctgcttgaagcttgaagcaacgaagcagcactTTGACCcactgttcgctggttctctgcttcacttccAGCGGCAGGTCCGCAATTTCTTCATCaacccctctcaaaaccatttaaagatgtcaactgtgagtcacttttatgtggactaaagtcatgaactgggactcttgtcctgTTGCGTGCGTTTTACGCGATGGTTCTCTGGCATGAGCACCAGTCGGtgtgtaaactgaagttgtccatcaggtaaaggaaataataataataataatatcctaaTTGCGCAACTCCAAAGGGTCGTGCAGATTTGattagaattaataacttcagagcgaattgctgttttaaatcaaatgacacctctttccaaacattataataacaataacaataaactacaactgaccaaacccaattttttcctaaaatgatacatcttCCGTTTTTTTATGAAttccatcctgatgtgcagcgcagCCTACTGAAGAGCTCAgttcagagtctatggagttacatttgtgtcattaatatctgaaatgaAATGCTTTTGTCAGAAACTACAGatcatttctatttctgtccagagatcatggatccatcatgtacatcaaggatccagtgaacatGTACAGATTctactgatttttatttatgtccagagatcaagggtccagtgaccaatttcatatttatttactttaagactcaataaatgttgttgacatagaaaacctgtaaaagcctacttttagtacaccaaaaattcacaagaggtattgataagggaattgataaagaatcggGTCGATAAACAGAATCGATAATGTCATCGatgttgataaaatcttatcaataaccATCATTAATCGTATCACATTaggaggaattgaatcgccatcaaatacatatcaaattgcatcgAATCATCAGTATCTTCATATATCGCTAtatgatacatatagcgatacatagTGCATTGCGGTGCGtattgaatcgttgtcagtgatgagattcatatGCCTACTAAGCACACAGG comes from Thalassophryne amazonica chromosome 2, fThaAma1.1, whole genome shotgun sequence and encodes:
- the LOC117501856 gene encoding LIM/homeobox protein Lhx2-like encodes the protein MLESYFARKHNPDGKDWTCLAHKTGLPKRVLQVWFQNARAKLRRSLSAEDSTFSSPSGPQSSPNVATSSSPPTFVADDQHFPTSTIDQLQLSLLTCPLGDSPVSPAVTQQSPMFFLDYDSHVASGCTSSLEASEEVQGAGEGTTKRDDNPENCFGPHTC